One Sediminicola sp. YIK13 DNA segment encodes these proteins:
- a CDS encoding vanadium-dependent haloperoxidase, whose protein sequence is MKKIILLVLIVVLGSCQKKEEPIIISPNLLHQSIDKVTEIMIHDIFSPPVASRIFAYPNIAAYEIIAVNNGEYKSLVGQVTDLTPIPSPKTDASVNVHLSALIAHLDMSRRLIFSEEKLTVFRDSLYNIWSSQNPTEFEASKEYGLEVAEHISAWMNEDNYKQTRTMPKFTVMSGEESRWQPTPPSYMDGIEPHWSKIRPFVIDSSEQFKPVPPPDYSMDVDSPFYKELKEVYDISKEITAKGDTSEEIAMAKFWDCNPYVSVTYGHLMFATKKITPGAHWIGITKIAAKKTDSDFDKTLYAYTKTSIAMADAFISCWDEKYRSNLIRPETLINQYIDENWKPVLQTPPFPEYTSGHSVVSGAASTALTSIFGENFAFEDDTEIPYGLPIRKFPSFAKAADEAAISRMYGGIHYRSAVEVGVKQGRDLGKFVTDNLNMKQESQLATTE, encoded by the coding sequence ATGAAGAAGATAATCTTATTGGTATTAATAGTTGTTCTAGGCAGTTGTCAGAAAAAAGAAGAACCTATTATCATCTCTCCTAACCTGCTACATCAATCCATAGATAAGGTTACGGAAATAATGATTCACGATATATTTTCGCCTCCTGTAGCCAGTAGGATTTTTGCTTATCCGAATATTGCGGCTTATGAGATCATTGCCGTAAATAATGGGGAATACAAATCCTTGGTAGGTCAAGTTACCGATTTGACCCCTATTCCAAGTCCAAAAACTGATGCTTCTGTAAACGTGCATTTATCAGCTCTTATCGCTCATTTGGATATGAGCCGTAGGCTAATATTCAGCGAGGAAAAATTAACTGTTTTCAGGGATAGTCTTTACAATATATGGTCTTCACAAAACCCAACTGAATTTGAAGCTTCCAAAGAGTATGGTTTAGAAGTGGCCGAGCATATTAGTGCATGGATGAATGAGGACAATTACAAACAAACCCGTACCATGCCAAAATTTACGGTAATGTCCGGTGAAGAATCGCGTTGGCAGCCTACACCACCCTCTTATATGGATGGCATTGAGCCACATTGGAGTAAAATTCGTCCTTTTGTGATAGACTCCTCCGAACAATTTAAACCAGTACCTCCCCCAGATTATTCAATGGATGTTGATTCCCCATTTTACAAAGAGCTAAAGGAAGTATATGATATCAGTAAGGAAATTACAGCCAAGGGAGATACTTCGGAAGAAATAGCTATGGCCAAATTTTGGGATTGTAACCCATATGTCTCAGTAACTTATGGACATTTAATGTTCGCGACAAAAAAAATAACACCGGGAGCACATTGGATTGGCATTACAAAAATTGCTGCCAAAAAAACAGATAGTGATTTTGACAAAACCCTTTACGCCTATACTAAAACGTCTATAGCCATGGCTGATGCCTTTATCAGTTGTTGGGATGAAAAATACCGGAGTAATCTAATTAGACCTGAAACCCTTATCAACCAATATATTGACGAAAATTGGAAGCCAGTACTTCAAACACCGCCATTTCCAGAATACACGAGTGGACACAGTGTTGTTTCTGGAGCTGCTTCTACTGCCTTGACCAGTATTTTTGGGGAAAATTTTGCTTTCGAAGATGATACGGAAATTCCATATGGCCTACCAATACGAAAATTTCCATCGTTTGCAAAGGCTGCTGATGAAGCTGCTATAAGCAGAATGTATGGCGGTATACATTATAGATCAGCGGTAGAAGTTGGGGTAAAACAAGGAAGAGATTTAGGAAAATTTGTTACGGACAACCTAAATATGAAACAAGAATCCCAATTAGCAACAACGGAATAG